A genome region from Erigeron canadensis isolate Cc75 chromosome 3, C_canadensis_v1, whole genome shotgun sequence includes the following:
- the LOC122593064 gene encoding very-long-chain aldehyde decarbonylase CER3-like yields MKMSKNAPLSRWPWENLGGFKYLLFGPLVGQIIHSRLQGDHDHRLATNWCFHILLISLLRFHLYMWCTNLCNMLFLSRNHRIIQKSIDFEQIDKERNWDNFVIFQALIASLAIYLFPREFANLSVWDAKGIVAIVLVHVLVSEPLYYWVHRFLHEDDLFTPYHALHHSSSVPQPVTVGSTSFLEELLVTTVIGLPILGCCLSGYGSKTLIYAYIFVFDILRCLSHSNVEVVPHWIFEDFPFSRYLIHTPTYYSLHHTDMKTNYCLFMPLYDAIWNTMNTNSWDLHKKVNIDAGKSARVPDFVFLAHVVDISSALHVPFVFRSFSSNPYSVRLFLLPFLPFTFVVMLVMWARAKTFLVSFYNLRGRLHQTWVVPRFGFQYFLPFASEGINKQIEEAILRADKLGVKVISLAALNKNEALNGGGTLFVKKHPNLKVRVVHGNTLTAAVILNEIHEDVKEVFLTGATSKLGRAIALYLCRRGVRVLMLTESTERFNNIQEEAPADCQKNLVQVTKYQAAKNCKAWVVGKWITPGQQRWAPSGTHFHQFVVPPILPFRRDCTYGDLAAMKLPDDVEGLGSCEYTMGRGIVHACHAGGVVHSLERWTHHEVGALDVDRIDVVWKAAMKHGLKPVSSLPK; encoded by the exons ATGAAAATGAGCAAGAATGCTCCTTTATCTAGATGGCCTTGGGAAAATCTTGGTGGTTTCAAg TATCTATTATTTGGGCCATTGGTAGGACAAATCATACATTCAAGACTTCAAGGTGATCATGATCATCGTTTAGCAACCAATTGGTGTTTCCACATTCTATTGATAAGCTTGCTTAGATTTCATCTATACATGTGGTGTACAAACCTTTGTAACATGCTTTTCCTTAGCCGAAATCATCGAATTATTCAAAAAAGCATTGATTTTGAACAAATCGACAAAGAACGTAACTG GGATAATTTTGTAATTTTCCAAGCTTTAATAGCTTCATTGGCGATTTACTTGTTCCCTCGTGAATTTGCAAATCTATCAGTGTGGGATGCCAAAGGGATTGTTGCCATTGTATTGGTCCATGTGCTTGTATCAGAGCCACTTTACTATTGGGTGCATAGATTCTTGCATGAAGATGACCTTTTTACCCCTTACCATGCATTGCACCATTCATCAAGTGTGCCACAACCAGTCACAG TTGGAAGCACCTCATTTTTAGAAGAGTTATTAGTTACAACAGTGATCGGATTACCAATTCTTGGTTGTTGTTTGTCCGGATACGGATCTAAAACCTTGATATACGCATATATTTTCGTCTTTGATATCTTACGATGTTTGAGCCATTCGAATGTCGAGGTGGTGCCTCATTGGATTTTCGAGGACTTCCCCTTCTCCAGATATCTTATCCACACCCCGAC ATACTATAGCCTACACCATACTGACATGAAGACCAACTATTGCCTGTTTATGCCCCTCTATGATGCAATATGGAACACAATGAACACAAACTCTTGGGATCTAcacaaaaaagttaatatagATGCag GCAAGTCAGCAAGGGTGCCGGATTTTGTGTTCCTGGCTCATGTGGTAGATATATCTTCTGCACTTCACGTTCCTTTCGTCTTTAGATCATTTTCATCGAACCCCTATAGTGTCCGGCTTTTTTTACTTCCATTTTTGCCATTTACATTCGTCGTGATGCTAGTGATGTGGGCTCGGGCCAAAACGTTCCTCGTGTCATTTTACAACCTTAGGGGGAGATTGCACCAAACTTGGGTAGTTCCACGATTCGGGTTCCAG TATTTCTTGCCATTCGCTAGTGAAGGAATTAACAAGCAAATTGAGGAGGCCATTCTAAGAGCTGACAAATTGGGTGTAAAGGTCATTAGTCTAGCTGCCTTAAATAAG AATGAAGCACTTAACGGAGGTGGAACGTTGTTTGTGAAAAAGCACCCAAATTTGAAAGTGCGAGTAGTCCATGGGAATACATTGACTGCCGCTGTTATTCTTAACGAGATTCACGAAGACGTGAAAGAGGTGTTCCTCACCGGTGCCACTTCAAAGCTCGGACGAGCCATTGCACTTTACCTTTGTAGACGAGGCGTTCGAGTTCTT ATGCTGACTGAGTCAACAGAAAGATTTAATAACATTCAAGAAGAAGCACCAGCAGATTGTCAGAAAAATTTGGTCCAAGTCACCAAATATCAAGCAGCAAAAAATTGCAag GCGTGGGTGGTGGGGAAATGGATTACCCCTGGACAGCAAAGATGGGCACCATCAGGAACACATTTTCATCAATTTGTGGTACCACCCATCTTGCCTTTTAGAAGGGACTGCACTTATGGCGACCTTGCTGCCATGAAACTACCCGATGACGTTGAAGGCCTTGGATCTTGCGAG TATACAATGGGAAGAGGAATAGTGCATGCTTGTCATGCTGGAGGTGTGGTACATAGCTTGGAAAGATGGACTCACCATGAAGTTGGAGCTCTTGATGTTGATCGAATCGACGTTGTTTGGAAAGCAGCTATGAAACATGGTCTTAAGCCTGTTTCTAGTCTTCCTAAATGA